The Paenibacillus mucilaginosus 3016 genome includes the window AGGTAACCTTTTCCAATGTTGGATCGTTCATACCTGTAGAAGTGGCCGGATAGCCGGACGGATCACGGGCAAGAGCGCCCGGGAAGGATAGGTGCCGTTATGCAGCGTGGGCTCCGGCCAATGACCGTGATAAGCTTCCTGCTGCCTGTGCTTCTGCTTGGCGGCGGTTCGGGGAACCGGCCCGGGAAGAAGCTGGGAGAGACCGCGCTGCGTATGGCGGGAAAGGTCGACTGTTCAGCATACCCGCCTGCCCATGGAGATGCGACGATGCTGGCGGAAGGAACGGCGGTACACGAGGCCCGGGGATATGCGAAGACCTTCCGTCTCCTGGCCGGGGGCAGAGTCTATGAGGTAATGGAGAATCGGGAAGCGAAGACGCTTGGAGAGCAGTACGACATCGCGGGCAAGGTGGAGTATCTGACCATCCGGAAGGATACGGATATGGAGGAGCGGCGGTTCGATTCGGAACTTACGGAACGGCTCACGGAGCTGTATCTGCAGCGGAAGCGGATCGGCGAGCCGGAGATTCTGAAGAGGGGTGTGCCGAAGGCGGAGTACGTATACAATTTGGAGTTTCACCTTAGGGACGGTTCCGAGGTACGTACGACTTATCTGTCGGGGAGCGAATACTTTGGCAGCGGGGCCCTGCTGGGGAGTGAACTGGAGAAGGCGCTGAAGGACATCACCCAAAAAGAGTTCGGCAGGCCGTAACAGACTGTTCCGTACAGGACAGCAATCGGATAGGGAGGACGAGCGATGGAGTGGAGGAAGCACCATGAGAACAATGCCCGGATCAGCCGGTGGGTTGGATGGGGCCTCTTGGCTGCTGCGGCTGTGTATGGCATGCTGGATTGGAAGTACGGCTGGTCGACTCGGCCGGGGATGGCCATTACGGTCTCCGGTATGGTGCTGACGGCCGTGATTATCCTGGGGACCGCGTCTGCCTTTATGCGGAAGGCGGCATTTTTCCCTGAGGAGCGCAGGGAGAGGGATAGAGAGCTGCAGGACGGTTCCGGGGAAGATCCCTTTCTTCACCGGGACCGGGAGATGATGCTCATGCGTCAGGGAGGAAAGGGAACTCGCGCCCTCATCCGGTATTTCTCGGTGGACGGGGAGCTGCTGCTGGAGTTTCGGGAAACGAGCAGAGGATGGGTGTTCGCGGCCGATTGGATCCTGGACCGGCTCAGGCCGTTCCTTCCGAAGAGCTTCGTCCTGACGGACCGCATCGGCGGACCCCGCCTGTATCTCACACAGCGGGGAGGGATCAACTCCCCTATCGAGATCCGCCTGCCGGACGGCACCCTCATTGGAAGCTGCCGGCAGGACTGGTGGAAGGCGCGGATGGAGCTTCGCGACGGTGCGGGGCTGCCGGCCGGCGAGGTGGGAAGCGACGACCTGCTCGGCACGTCTTTCCGAGTCCGGGACGCTTCGGGCCGTGAACTTGTCCGCTTCTACAACGGCGGCCTTCCTTCGCGCAACGGGGATGCCTTCTCCAGCGATGCGGATCTCGTCAAGGTCAGCGCCGGGCTTGCCGGAGAGCCTGAAGCCTATGTGCGCTTCATTGCCGTGCCGGCGCTGATCAAGATTGTATTTTCGCGTTGAGCGGAGAGGGCTGGAGGGTTCTGTGTTCGGCTATTTCTCTTTTGGCTGACTAGAAAGTTCGCCCATCGGACAGCTCGTCGAATTGGTCATAGATGCGACTCCTGCACCTGTGATACCGAATATTATCAGACGAACGCGTTCCGCAGGGGCGATCTCGTGCTTTTTCCAGTCGGAGAGGACAAAATATACTTCAAGCGGATTATTGCGCTGGGGGGAGAACGCGTGAGGGTGGACGGGGACGATGTGTATATCAACGGGACCAAACTGGATGAACTGTATCTCGCAGATGGACTGAAGCGGGCGGCGGAGCTTGGAAGCCCGTATAATGTCCGTGATTTCGCCGAGGCGGTGGTGCCGAAAGGGGCCGTATTCGTGATGGGCGATAACCGCAGCAACAGTATGGACAGCCGGGATGCAGCGGTTGGCTTCGTGCCTTATGCTTCCATCCTGGGGAGAGTCGTAACCGTACAGCATACCGATGAATAACATAGCAACCGAGATCCCTTGCGGGATCTCGGTTCGGCCTGGCCAGGGATGGTCAGGCCTTTTTCATATGAGTTTATATCGCATGGTCCTTCGGCGAAGCCGTTGATCTTGTTGAGCAGCGCGATCCTGCGTCTCTGGGGCGCTCAAACCGCCTGGTCCAGCGGAGGCGCCGCATCCGTACCTGTGCCGCTGAGCACGTCGATGACCCGGGGAATGTCGCTGCTCTCCCGGGAACGAATGACGCCGAGCCCGAGGTTCAGCCAGAAGCCGGGATCGGCCACTTTGCCGCCGAGGTACGTGACGTCGTTATCCAGCTGGAGAAGGTACGAGGTGTCGGCGGAATCGTCGCCCAGGGCCAGCCTCTCGGCCACCTGCCCGGGCGGCGGTTCGGGCACGGAGATCAAGCTCGATCCGGAGAAGACCTACCAGTCCATGTTCGGTATCGGCTCCTCGATGGAGGAGTCCACGGTGCACAACCTGTGGAAGATGTCTCCGGCGAAGCGTACGGAGGTGCTGAAGAAGCTGGTGGACCCTCAGGAAGGGGCAGGAATGAGTCTCATCCGGCTGACGATCGGCTCGGCCGATTTTACCGCACAGACCTTCTACAGCTATGATGACATGCCGGCGGGCGGGACGGACCCCGAGCTGAAGCACTTCTCGATTCAGAAGGACCGCGAGTTCCACATCATCGATACGGTGAAGGAAATTCAGCGCATCAACCCGGACGTCAAGTTCTTTGCCTCCCCCTGGAGTCCTCCGGGCTGGATGAAGACCACGGACTCCCTGATGAAGGGCCAGGTCAAGGACGAGTACCTGCCGGTACTGGCGAAGTATTATCTGAAGTACCTGCAGGCCTACCGGGCCGAGGGCATCGAGATCGAAGCGATGACGATGCAGAATGAGCCGCTGCTCGAGATCGAATACCCGAGCGCCAAGATGCCATGGGAGCAGCAGGCGAAGCTCGCGAAGCTGCTGCGCGCCGAGCTTGACGCCAATGGGTTCTCCCACGTGAAGCTGTGGACGTTCGATCATAACCCGGGCGACACGATGGCCTATCCGGCCCAGCTGCTGCGAGACCCGGCGAACCGTGAAGCCGTGGACGGCACCGCCTTCCACGACTACGGCGGCGACTTGGGCGAGATGACGAAGCTGCACGACATGTACCCGGAGGAGCACGTGTATCTCTCCGAACGTGCCGTATGGGGCACGAAGGGTGCGGACCGGATGGCGCAGTATTTCCGCAACTGGGCTCGCAGCTACAACTCCTGGGTGGTGATGCTCGACAGCGACATCCGCACCCACCAGTGGGTCGGCACGCCGGACCCGACGCCGCTTGTGCAGGACTCGGCGGACCGCGACAACTACTGGCTCGCGCCGGAATATTACCTGCTTGGGCAGTATACGAAGTTCGTGGAGCCGGGCTATGTGCGGATCGACAGCAATTACGGCTCGGCCGATACGGTGACGAACGTGGCTTTCCGGAGCCCGGACGGGAAGAAGATCGTAACGGTCGTGATCAACCAGACGAATGAGGATCAGCCGGTGAAGCTGCTCAGCGACGGGACGCAGATTAAGGCGACCGTGCCGGCCAAGTCGGTGGTGACGTACCGGTGGGACCGCGTCGTGGCGAAGCAGGCGGTTCCGGGCGCGATCCGCGCTGCGGACTTCGACCATGCCGCCGGCAGCTATAAGGCTGACGGGGAGACCGGTACGGTGGGCGGATTGAACGAAGGAGCCGGAGAGCCGGCATCGTTCGATTACCTGGTGAACGCTGCGGAGAGCGGCACCTATTATGCGGATCTCGGCTACACAGGAGTTCCGCAGGACGCTTCCCTGCGGCTGTTGAAGGATGACGCGGAGATTGCGGCGGTTCCACTGTCGCAAGAGGTTTCGGGCGGCGGCCCGGCCGGCTATGCCAGAGTGTCGGTAGCGCTGGAGGCGGGCATCCATAAGCTGACCTTAACGGCCCAAGGGCGCGGGTACACCCTTACGGACTTGGTGCTGAGCAAGGCGGATCCGGGGCTGCACAGTGTGCCGGGCCTCATCGAAGCGGAGGGGGGAACGCTGCTGCCGGGGACACTGGCAGACCGTAATGCAGACGGAGTTATAGTCCGCTTCACGCCTGACGCAGAAGGCGCCGAATACCGGTTCCATGCGGAGCAGGGAGGGGAGTACCGGATGACATACCGCTATGCTGCGGAAGGCGTAGGGGCGGCCGCGGAGCTGTCCGTAGAGGGTACGGTCATCGGCACGACCTACCTGCCGGTCACGGGCGGAAGGGACCAGTGGGCCTATGCGGCGGATACGGTAACCCTGCCGGCAGGCGACCACGTGCTGAAGCTCGCCGTGAAGGACAGCCCGGTCCGTCAGGATTGGCTGGCCGTCGGACCGACAATGATCGCGGCAGCGGGAGCCCCGGTCACTGAGGGGCAGGAGAACGGCACGCCGATCACCGTGGAGCTGCTCAACGACACTTTCAGGGAAACGCTGCATGCCGAGCGTTGGAGCCTGGAGGGGGCGGAGGGTGTGTCCGTCGGCAGCGTGACCCGTCTGGATGACCGGCGTGCGCAGGTGGTGCTCAGCGGTACCCGCACCGCGGATTACGACAAGGACATCCGGGGGGCTGTTACGGCAGCGGTGTACGAGACGGTCAGCGGCAGCGTCTATGCTTCCGGTGTGCTGCGGAGTCGGCTGGCGTTCACGGCCGTGGAGGATGCCGAAACGCTTGTGATGGCGGACGGACCGCTGCCTTACGGCGTGGACGGCCGCGTGCTGGAGCTTGCGCTCGAGGGCGGCACCTTCCGGACCGGGGCGCTGGACGGCATCACGCTCGCCGGCAGTGCGGTGACGCAGGGCGGGGTCAGCCTGAAGTCCGTGCGAGCGGTGGATGCTTCGCACCTGGAGCTGACGCTGGGCTGGAACGGAACCGCCTATTACGGGGACCTGCAGCTGGAAGTCAGGGTGCCGAAGGAAGCTTACGCGGACGGAGAGGCGGCGCTTACTGCGGCCGCCGTCCTGAGCGGAACGGTGAACCGTCAGGAGGCGGTGCCGGTGCCCGGCCTTGTGCCTGCCGACGCGTTCTACAAGGTGCAGGGGGCTGCTGCGGATGCGGGACCGGACGGCACCCGTAAGCTGACGGGCTTCGATGCGGGCGATTATGCCGAATACAAGATCAATGCGGCGCAGGCCGGTACGTACCTGGCTGCCCTGCGGATCACCTTTGAATCCGGCGCAGCCAAAGGGATCGTGCTGAAGAACGGGGCGGGGGAGACACTGGCCGAATATACCGTGCCGCAGCTCTATAACAAGAATTGGGTGACGGTTGGCAGCCGCATTACACTTCCGGCAGGCGAGCAGATTCTGAGAGTCTACGCTCAGGCGGGAGGCTTCGAGCTAGGCAGCTTGACTCTAGAGCCGGTCACGGCTCAGGCGATGGATGAGCAGGGCGTCCTGCGGGTTGAGGCAGAAAGCTACACCGGCGCGACCGTGGGCGTCATTCAGGACAATGCGGCGAGCGGGACTGCTCCGGCATTCCGCAACGTCGGTTACATGAGTGCAGGCAATACGCTCGATTATCTGGTCGATGTGTTGGAGGACGGCTACTACCGTGTGACCTACCGGTATGCGACGGCGCAGGGCGGGGTATCCGCAGCCTTCACGGTCGGCGGCCAAGTGCTTGGCACGGCACAACTGCCTGCCACAGGCGGCTGGGGGACGTATAAGGAAGCATCCCATGTCGTCAGCCTCCGGAAGGGCGTACAGACGATAACCCTGCTTGACCAGGGGGACGGATTCAATCTGGACTGGTTTGAGCTGCAGCCGTCGGATGCCCCCGAACAGGCTGTGACGGACCAAGCGGCCGTACCTGCAGCATCCCTGCGTGCCGGCACGTATTACGGCAGCCGGGAGGTCGCGCTGAGTACGCTGACGGAGGGCGCTGCGGTATTCTACACGCTGGACGGCACGGTTCCGACCGCGGCCGGCACACCGTACACGGGGCCGATCGAAGTAACAGGTCTTACCGTGATCCGGGCGATAGCGGTCAAGGCGGGGATGAAGGACAGCTACGTGGCCCCTTACACGTATGTGGTGGAAGCGGGCGAGCAGCCGCCGGAGCAGGCCGCAGCCCCGGTGGCCTCACCGGGACCCGGCAGCTACACGGTACCGCAGCAGGTGGTTCTGACCACGGCGACGGAAGGCGCAGTCCTTTATTATACGCTCGACGGCAGCGCACCTTCGGCAGCGGCGGGAACGGAATATAAGCATGCGATCACCGTACCGGTCGGCACGACGACGATCAAGGCCATAGCGGTGAAGGAAGGCATGGCCGACAGTGCGGCCGCTGAATTCACTTATGTCATCACGGCACCGGGGAATGGCGGCGGAAACAACGGCGGCGGAAACAACGGTGAAGGAAACAATGGTGGCGGGAACACCGGCGGCAGTGAAGGTGACAGCAGCGACGGCGGCAGTCAGCCTGGCAGCAGCGGCGGCGGAACGCCTGGCGGCGGCGCAGTCAGCACGCCCGCTCCTGCTGACGGAGGCCCGCCGGTCCTGACCACACCGCAGCCTGCTCTCGACGCAGAGACCGGCATCGCTTCCGTAACCGTACCGGCGGCGGAGCTGGAGAAGGCCCTCGCGGGCCGGAGCTCCGTCACGGTCGAAGTGCCGCAGACCGCAGGCGCCAAAGCTTACGGCATCGTCCTCCCGGCTTCGGTTCTGACGGAAGGGTCCGGGAAGCATACGCTGGAGGTCGTTACCGAAGCGGCCCGTCTTATCCTGCCAAGCGGTATGCTGGCTTCCGCAGGCGGTGCGCAGCAGATCGAGCTGCGGATCGGCATCGCAGATCCGTCCGGTCTCAGTGCCCCGCTTCGCGGGCAGCTGGAGGGCAGGCCGGTGATCGAGCTGAGCCTGTTCGCAGACGGCAGGCCGCTCGAGTGGAGCAATCCGGACGCGAAGGCGGCCGTCTCGATCCCCTACAAGCCGGGTGCGGATGAACTCGCTCACCCCGATTGGATTACGGTATGGCATGTGGACGCCGCCGGCGTAGTGACAGCTGTCCCGAGCGCCCGTTATGATGGGGAATCGGGACGGGTGACCTTCACCACCACGCATTTCAGCAGATTTGCGGTGGCCTATGTGACGAAGGCCTTCGGGGATCTTACGGCCCATGCATGGGCCCGTGAAGCCGTCGAGACCATGGCGGCCAAGGGCGTAATCCAAGGCACGGCCGAGGGGGTATTCACCCCGTCGGCACCGGTGACACGGGCGGACTTCCTGCTCCTGCTCGTGAAGGCGCTGGACCTCAGTGCAGGCTTCACAGGCAATTTTGACGACGTCGATCCTTCGGCCTACTATTACCAGGCGGTCGGCATCGCCAAAAAGCTGGGCATCACCGAGGGCAGGGAAGGTAAACGCTTCGATCCGGCGTCTCCTATTTCCAGGCAGGAGATGATGACGCTGGCCGAACGGGCGCTGAAGCTTGCCGGGAGGGAGCTTCCGGCCGGGGATGAATCCGTGCTCGGCGGTTTCGCAGACCGTGCGGATCTGTCCGCGTACGCGGCTGAAAGTACGGCAGCTCTAGTGAAGAGCGGCCTCATTACAGGCGACGGCTCCCGGCTGAATCCGCTGGGGACGGCGACCCGGGCCGAGACGGCGGTATTGATTCACAGGTTGTATCAACGGTAATCAGAGAAGGGAGCTTGGCGGAGCGCCGCCAGGCTCCTTTTTCCGTATCCCCGGCCAAGAGCCCGGTTTATTTTTACCGGGGTCTCCCGCGTTTACCGCGCCTCTCTCCTGTCGATACTAGGATCAACATAGTATTCCGGATTGGAAGATTCCGAGAATCCGACAGACGAGAACGACGGGGGGACGGACCGTGAGCACATGGTACGGACAGCAGCTGCGCGAATTAAGAGAGCTGAAGGGCATGGAAGTCACCGAATTTGCCAAAGAACTGGGGGTCTCGCCGGGATATCTGCGCAACCTGGAGAGCGGGCGGACCCAGACGATCCAGCTGGAGATCCTCTCCAGACTGGAGAAGGAGCTGTATTGGTCCGTCGACGAGGAGCTGGCGAAGGAGGAGGAAGCGGAGGAGGAAGCGGCCCGGGAACCGGAGGACTCCCCGCGTCTCGACCGCGCGCTGCGTGAGCTGCGGGAGCTCACGGCCGCCGATCCGCCGGCCGGCGAATATCTCCTCGGCATGCTGGAGCAGGGACTCCGGCTGGTCCGGGACCGGCGGCAGCCAGACATGCCGCCTGCCGCCGCTTCGGAGTGACCCGGATCCGGGAGCCGCATCGACTGCGGCACAAGAACTTGAGAATATCGGCATCACTGCCAAAAGGCCGCAGCAGAAACGCATTCTGCTGCGGCCTTTTTTATCCATTCCAAGAACTCCCGCCCAACCTCTGTACATCATTTTCTATACAGAGCCCTGTCACATCCGTTATATCAGAAATTTCAGATAATATGACGCATGGCTTCACGGAAGATCACAGGAATTTCCGGTTATGCTTGCGACCGTCATAGGAGAAGAGGACGGGCTTGCCTTCGATGACGCTCTCCAGGTAGACCGGTTTGCCCCACAGCCGGTGGATGTAGGGGATCGTGCGTTCCACGTATTTGAGGTCGAGCTCCGTGCCTTCGAACATGTGGCGCAGGTACAGCTCGCCGCTGCGCTCATAGTCGCCGTCTTCCACCACGATGTAAGGGAAGCCGCCGTTCACGCGGGCGAAGATGAGCTGGTCCCGGATGTTCTCCCACGATTTGTCGGTGATTTTCCACTCTGGCCCCTTCTTCTCGAACACATAGAGGTCGAGCTCGTCGACAAGCTGCTTCGTCATGTAGTTGCGGATGAAGGACGAGTCGGAGTCGAATTCGCGGACCTCGAAGATTTTCTGCCGGCCCTCGCCGCCCTTGTAGCCGAACCGCTCGCGGTCCTCCTTGCTCGGGTGATCCCAGCGCTTCTCGATGTCCTCGAAGATTTTGAGCCCGAGGTAGTACGGGTTCAGGCTGTGACGCGACGGCACGACGACGGAGGAGTTCAGCTTCGCGTATTCGATCGTCTCATCCTCGGTGAGATCAAGCTCCCGCAGGATGCGCTGGTGCCAATAGGAAGCCCAGCCTTCATTCATGATCTTCGTCTCCATCTGCGGCCAGAAGTACAGCATCTCGTCGCGCAGCATCGTCATGATGTCCCGCTGCCAGTCCTTGAGGTACGGCGCGTACTCTTCGATGAAGAGCATGAGATCCTTCTCCGGCCGGGGAGGGAACTTCGCGGGCCCTTCCTTGCGCTCGGGCGGCTTCGGCTTCTCGTCGAGATCCCACAGATCCTCATAGCCGAAAGTCCGCTCGGTCGGCGGGGCTGCCGCCTCGGTCCGCAGTCCGCTCATCCCGCGCACGGGCTTGGTGATCAAGGGATCGACATGCTCCTGGATCGCCAGCACCGCGTCGATGAATTTCTCGACTTCCTCGTTGCCGTATTCGATCTCGTACTGCCGGATCCGCTCGGCCGTGGCCGACATGCTCTCGACCATGTTCCGGTTCGTCTTCGAGAAGCGCACGTTGTTCTTGAAAAAGTCGCAGTGCGCCAGGACGTGCGCGACGATGAGCTTGTTCTGGATGAGCGAGTTGCCGTCGAGCAGGAACGCATAGCAGGGGTCGGAGTTGATGACGAGCTCGTAGATCTTGCTCAGGCCGAAGTCGTACTGCATCTTCATCTTGTGGAACGTCTTGCCGAAGCTCCAGTGGCTGAAGCGGGTCGGCATCCCGTAGGCGCCGAAGGTGTAGATAATCTCAGCAGGGCAGATCTCATAGCGCATCGGGTAGAAGTCGAGGCCGAAGCCCGTGGCGACCTCGGTAATCTCGGCAATGGCATACTCCAGCTTTTTGATATCGTCGAGCTTCATCGGGCGGCTCTCCCTTCAACATTTTTGGGGAAGAAGGTCCGCAGTGCTTTGTACACTTCGCCTTTCTCACGGATCACATAGTGCACAAACTTCGGATCATGGATATTGCGGTACGCCGACATCAGGGTGGAGCTGCGGTTGTACTGGTTGACTTCACCGTAACCGAACAGGTTCGCCCGTTTGACGAGCTCTCCGATCAGCTTCACGCAGCGCTCGTTATCTGAAGTCAGGTTGTCGCCGTCGGAGAAGTGGAACGGATAGATGTTGTAGCGCGAAGGCGGGTACTTGCGGTCGATGAGATCGACGGCGAGCTGGTAAGCGGAGGAGCAGATCGTGCCGCCGCTCTCTCCCTTCGTGAAGAACTCTTCTTCGGTCACTTCCTTGGCTTCGGTGTGATGGGCGATGAAGACAATCTCTACATGCTCGTACTTGGTGCGCAGGAAGCGGGTCATCCAGAAGAAGAAGGAGCGGGCGATATACTTCTCGAACGATCCCATGGAGCCTGAGGTATCCATCATGGCAAGGATCAGCGCATTGGAGTGCGGGGTGACGATCTCATCCCAGGTCCGAAAGCGCAGGTCATCCGGCGAAATGTGGTGGATGCCGGGCGTGCCTTCCCGCGAGTTGCGGCGCAGGTTCTCCATGATCGTTCGTTTTTTGTCGATGTTGGACATGATGCCTTTCTTGCGGACATCGTTGAAAATGATCTCCTTGGTCGTCACGTTATTTTTCTCTTTCTGCTGCAGATTCGGCAGCTCCAGCTCTTCGAAGAGCATGGTCTGCAGCTCCTCCATCTGCACTTCGGCATCGTAATAATCGTCACCAGGCTGGTCGCCTGCCCCCTCGCCCTTGCCCGATCCTTTGGCCGGCTGCGGATCGACCCCGAGCACATCGCCGACCTGGCTGTCGCCGTCGCCCTGCCCGACGTGCTTGCTCTTGTTGTAGTTATAACGGAAACGGTACTCATCCAGGGAACGGATGGGCACCTTGACGATCTGCTTGCCGTCCGACATCACGATGCTCTCGTCCGTCACCAGGTCAGGCAGGTTTTGTTTGATGGCTTCGCGTACTTTTTCCTGGTGGCGGGTCTGGTCTTGATACCCTTTGCGGTGCAGGGACCAATCTTCTCTTGAGACGGTAAACAAAGGCTCTGTCATGCGGGACACCTCCTGAAGTGGGCTTCATGGTAAGCAAAATGGAAACCGGACGATTGTTCGTAAGAACAAGACTTTGTAAAAAAAGTGCTTGTTACTAACTATATTCAAGGAGGACGGGGATATGTGATGGGAGCAGGTGCCTATTTTTGTGCGGAGTTTATGGCAGGGTTTTTGGCGGAGCTTCTGGAGAGGATAGAGATCGGCGCGGCCGGAACCGTACAGATGGATAGAATAAGAGAACCCGGGGAAAGCGGATGGGAGAGGCCAGGATGGTGCTGCGCAGCTTTACAAAAGATTAATATTGTAAAATATGTAACATTTTAGTAGATTAAAGAGGGGAAGCGGTGCCGCACCGAAAACCGACTTTAAGGATGAAAGAGGGTATAAAGGATGATGGAAGCAGTGAAACCAAATCTTACGGCAGGAGCCCGGGCACGGGAAGTCGAGAGGCAGGCCGCCTTGGCGAAGGGGATGTTCGAAACGAATTTCAGCCGCAGGCTCCACCTGATGAAAGTATCCGCCCCCTTGTTCGTTGCCGAGGGCAGCGGAATCAATGACAACCTGAACGGCTGGGAGCGGGCCGTCTCCTTTGATGCGGCGGGGCCCGGGGAAGATGCCCCCATCCGGCTGGAGGTCGTACAGTCTCTGGCCAAGTGGAAAAGGCTGGCAGCCCGGTATTACGACTTTGGTCCGGGAGAAGGGCTGTACACGGACATGCG containing:
- a CDS encoding SpoVR family protein gives rise to the protein MKLDDIKKLEYAIAEITEVATGFGLDFYPMRYEICPAEIIYTFGAYGMPTRFSHWSFGKTFHKMKMQYDFGLSKIYELVINSDPCYAFLLDGNSLIQNKLIVAHVLAHCDFFKNNVRFSKTNRNMVESMSATAERIRQYEIEYGNEEVEKFIDAVLAIQEHVDPLITKPVRGMSGLRTEAAAPPTERTFGYEDLWDLDEKPKPPERKEGPAKFPPRPEKDLMLFIEEYAPYLKDWQRDIMTMLRDEMLYFWPQMETKIMNEGWASYWHQRILRELDLTEDETIEYAKLNSSVVVPSRHSLNPYYLGLKIFEDIEKRWDHPSKEDRERFGYKGGEGRQKIFEVREFDSDSSFIRNYMTKQLVDELDLYVFEKKGPEWKITDKSWENIRDQLIFARVNGGFPYIVVEDGDYERSGELYLRHMFEGTELDLKYVERTIPYIHRLWGKPVYLESVIEGKPVLFSYDGRKHNRKFL
- the lepB gene encoding signal peptidase I — its product is MGHRCDSCTCDTEYYQTNAFRRGDLVLFPVGEDKIYFKRIIALGGERVRVDGDDVYINGTKLDELYLADGLKRAAELGSPYNVRDFAEAVVPKGAVFVMGDNRSNSMDSRDAAVGFVPYASILGRVVTVQHTDE
- a CDS encoding helix-turn-helix domain-containing protein, translated to MSTWYGQQLRELRELKGMEVTEFAKELGVSPGYLRNLESGRTQTIQLEILSRLEKELYWSVDEELAKEEEAEEEAAREPEDSPRLDRALRELRELTAADPPAGEYLLGMLEQGLRLVRDRRQPDMPPAAASE
- a CDS encoding chitobiase/beta-hexosaminidase C-terminal domain-containing protein, producing MSAESSPRASLSATCPGGGSGTEIKLDPEKTYQSMFGIGSSMEESTVHNLWKMSPAKRTEVLKKLVDPQEGAGMSLIRLTIGSADFTAQTFYSYDDMPAGGTDPELKHFSIQKDREFHIIDTVKEIQRINPDVKFFASPWSPPGWMKTTDSLMKGQVKDEYLPVLAKYYLKYLQAYRAEGIEIEAMTMQNEPLLEIEYPSAKMPWEQQAKLAKLLRAELDANGFSHVKLWTFDHNPGDTMAYPAQLLRDPANREAVDGTAFHDYGGDLGEMTKLHDMYPEEHVYLSERAVWGTKGADRMAQYFRNWARSYNSWVVMLDSDIRTHQWVGTPDPTPLVQDSADRDNYWLAPEYYLLGQYTKFVEPGYVRIDSNYGSADTVTNVAFRSPDGKKIVTVVINQTNEDQPVKLLSDGTQIKATVPAKSVVTYRWDRVVAKQAVPGAIRAADFDHAAGSYKADGETGTVGGLNEGAGEPASFDYLVNAAESGTYYADLGYTGVPQDASLRLLKDDAEIAAVPLSQEVSGGGPAGYARVSVALEAGIHKLTLTAQGRGYTLTDLVLSKADPGLHSVPGLIEAEGGTLLPGTLADRNADGVIVRFTPDAEGAEYRFHAEQGGEYRMTYRYAAEGVGAAAELSVEGTVIGTTYLPVTGGRDQWAYAADTVTLPAGDHVLKLAVKDSPVRQDWLAVGPTMIAAAGAPVTEGQENGTPITVELLNDTFRETLHAERWSLEGAEGVSVGSVTRLDDRRAQVVLSGTRTADYDKDIRGAVTAAVYETVSGSVYASGVLRSRLAFTAVEDAETLVMADGPLPYGVDGRVLELALEGGTFRTGALDGITLAGSAVTQGGVSLKSVRAVDASHLELTLGWNGTAYYGDLQLEVRVPKEAYADGEAALTAAAVLSGTVNRQEAVPVPGLVPADAFYKVQGAAADAGPDGTRKLTGFDAGDYAEYKINAAQAGTYLAALRITFESGAAKGIVLKNGAGETLAEYTVPQLYNKNWVTVGSRITLPAGEQILRVYAQAGGFELGSLTLEPVTAQAMDEQGVLRVEAESYTGATVGVIQDNAASGTAPAFRNVGYMSAGNTLDYLVDVLEDGYYRVTYRYATAQGGVSAAFTVGGQVLGTAQLPATGGWGTYKEASHVVSLRKGVQTITLLDQGDGFNLDWFELQPSDAPEQAVTDQAAVPAASLRAGTYYGSREVALSTLTEGAAVFYTLDGTVPTAAGTPYTGPIEVTGLTVIRAIAVKAGMKDSYVAPYTYVVEAGEQPPEQAAAPVASPGPGSYTVPQQVVLTTATEGAVLYYTLDGSAPSAAAGTEYKHAITVPVGTTTIKAIAVKEGMADSAAAEFTYVITAPGNGGGNNGGGNNGEGNNGGGNTGGSEGDSSDGGSQPGSSGGGTPGGGAVSTPAPADGGPPVLTTPQPALDAETGIASVTVPAAELEKALAGRSSVTVEVPQTAGAKAYGIVLPASVLTEGSGKHTLEVVTEAARLILPSGMLASAGGAQQIELRIGIADPSGLSAPLRGQLEGRPVIELSLFADGRPLEWSNPDAKAAVSIPYKPGADELAHPDWITVWHVDAAGVVTAVPSARYDGESGRVTFTTTHFSRFAVAYVTKAFGDLTAHAWAREAVETMAAKGVIQGTAEGVFTPSAPVTRADFLLLLVKALDLSAGFTGNFDDVDPSAYYYQAVGIAKKLGITEGREGKRFDPASPISRQEMMTLAERALKLAGRELPAGDESVLGGFADRADLSAYAAESTAALVKSGLITGDGSRLNPLGTATRAETAVLIHRLYQR
- the yhbH gene encoding sporulation protein YhbH → MTEPLFTVSREDWSLHRKGYQDQTRHQEKVREAIKQNLPDLVTDESIVMSDGKQIVKVPIRSLDEYRFRYNYNKSKHVGQGDGDSQVGDVLGVDPQPAKGSGKGEGAGDQPGDDYYDAEVQMEELQTMLFEELELPNLQQKEKNNVTTKEIIFNDVRKKGIMSNIDKKRTIMENLRRNSREGTPGIHHISPDDLRFRTWDEIVTPHSNALILAMMDTSGSMGSFEKYIARSFFFWMTRFLRTKYEHVEIVFIAHHTEAKEVTEEEFFTKGESGGTICSSAYQLAVDLIDRKYPPSRYNIYPFHFSDGDNLTSDNERCVKLIGELVKRANLFGYGEVNQYNRSSTLMSAYRNIHDPKFVHYVIREKGEVYKALRTFFPKNVEGRAAR